A region from the Alnus glutinosa chromosome 5, dhAlnGlut1.1, whole genome shotgun sequence genome encodes:
- the LOC133867574 gene encoding uncharacterized protein LOC133867574 — protein MAVSMSRKLLRSFYGSLCALGRYDSPSITCQSLRTSHDLYGHLYRDSVFSSGSCGLFKGGSSILANRWLSTSILTPESSEGAFPSDLLSKKPMVTTERTIGLYQDLVIPVTNFHNEDKGFMVLAGDVFDVPIRKDIIHRVVLWQLAKRQQGTHSTKTISEVSGTGRKPWRQKGTGRARHGTLRGPQFRGGATMHGPKPRSHAIKLNKKVRRLGLRIALTARAAEGKLLVFDDLEVPTHKTKNLVNYVKQMENTKKVLLVDGGPINEKLKLATQNLHYVNVLPSIGLNVYSLLLHDTLVMSRDAVNKIVERMHTPINR, from the exons ATGGCGGTGTCAATGTCCCGAAAGCTTTTGCGTTCCTTTTATGGGTCCTTATGTGCACTTGGCCGCTATGATTCTCCAAGTATCACATGTCAATCGCTTCGAACTTCTCATG ATTTGTATGGCCATCTTTATCGGGATAGCGTATTTTCTTCCGGGTCTTGTGGTCTTTTCAAG GGTGGATCATCTATCCTCGCTAATCGATGGCTTTCAACTTCCATTCTGACTCCTGAATCGAGTGAAGGAGCATTTCCCTCTGATTTATTGTCCAAGAAGCCTATGGTAACAACGGAGCGTACTATAG GGCTTTATCAGGACCTGGTAATTCCAGTAACAAATTTTCACAATGAAGACAAGGGCTTCATGGTTTTGGCTGGTGATGTTTTTGACGTGCCTATTAGGAAGGATATTATTCATCGTGTTGTACTATGGCAACTTGCAAAACGGCAACAG GGAACACATTCAACAAAAACCATTAGTGAGGTTAGTGGCACTGGGAGAAAGCCGTGGCGACAGAAGGGTACTGGTCGAGCAAGGCATGGAACTTTGCGTGGGCCCCAG TTTAGGGGTGGTGCTACTATGCATGGCCCTAAGCCACGAAGTCATGCTATCAAGCTGAATAAGAAGGTTCGGCGTCTAGGGCTGAGAATTGCTTTGACAGCTCGTGCAGCAGAAGGAAAG CTTCTGGTTTTTGATGATTTGGAGGTTCCTACACATAAGACCAAGAATTTGGTGAACTATGTCAAGCAAATGGAGAACACGAAGAAAGTTCTGCTGGTGGACGGTGGCCCCATAAATGAAAAGCTGAAGTTGGCCACACAAAATCTACATTATGTCAATGTATTGCCATCGATA GGTTTGAATGTCTATAGCCTTCTGCTTCATGACACACTGGTGATGTCCCGTGACGCCGTGAACAAAATTGTTGAGAGGATGCATACTCCAATTAACCGTTAA